A genomic region of Raphanus sativus cultivar WK10039 chromosome 6, ASM80110v3, whole genome shotgun sequence contains the following coding sequences:
- the LOC108811710 gene encoding LOW QUALITY PROTEIN: protein NUCLEOLAR COMPLEX ASSOCIATED 4 (The sequence of the model RefSeq protein was modified relative to this genomic sequence to represent the inferred CDS: substituted 1 base at 1 genomic stop codon): MASILSKNQKKKQNYTLKELKSLGSDLLSSRTHINNLPLLLSFISPESPPQFVVESLLSLQSFFTPLLSQLPSTSSSHPSSSKRPRSEEDDGDSSKTKTAEVDEDPEVIFKAWLRSNFDEFVKVLLDVLVSQQSEDTLRDIVLGTLMEFVKLLNAGRFHSSIYHRLLNAIIHSAVDVDIFLDILTSKYFNYIDVRYFTYISMEKFVKTLEASAVSGDRTVIKNSETENGSKDSLELSIRRIYQVLSRIPPPQKQAEKSDHEMWSGSDESGSVKPKKKKKRTKIKTAMXLLSPTTIAKRMKLKFTKAWISFLRLPLPLDVYKEVLASIHQTVIPHLSNPAMLCDFLTKSYDIGGVVSVMALSSLFILMTEHGLEYPNFYEKLYALLVPSVFVAKHRARFLQLLDACLRSSLLPAYLAASFAKKLSRLSLSVPPSGSLVITALIYNLLRRHPTINHLVHQETVETANEASLEDEESNESRPKTIKKLGIDYFNNQECDLKKTGAMRSSLWEIDTLRHHYCPPVSRFVSSLETDLTIRAKTTEMKIEDFSSGSYATIFGDEIRRRVKQVPLAFYKAVPTSLFEDSDFPGWTFTIPQEAE; encoded by the exons ATGGCGTCGATTCTCTCAAAGaaccaaaagaagaaacaaaactacACATTGAAAGAGCTCAAGTCACTAGGCAGCGACCTACTCTCATCTCGAACTCACATAAACAACCTCCCTCTCCTTCTCTCCTTCATCTCACCAGAATCTCCGCCGCAGTTTGTCGTTGAATCCCTCCTCTCACTCCAGTCCTTTTTCACTCCTCTTCTCTCTCAGCTTCCATCCACCTCTTCTTCACACCCTTCTTCATCGAAACGACCTCGTTCCGAAGAAGACGACGGTGACTCGTCAAAGACCAAGACAGCTGAAGTCGATGAAGACCCTGAAGTCATTTTCAAAGCGTGGCTAAGATCGAACTTTGACGAGTTCGTGAAGGTTCTACTCGATGTTCTTGTCTCTCAGCAATCAGAGGATACTCTAAGG GATATTGTTTTGGGCACTTTAATGGAGTTTGTAAAGCTTCTGAATGCGGGAAGATTTCACTCTTCTATCTACCACAGATTACTTAATGCTATT ATTCACTCTGCAGTTGATGTTGATATATTCTTGGATATACTTACCTCAAAGTACTTCAACTACATTGATGTTCG CTATTTTACATACATCAGCATGGAGAAGTTTGTGAAAACTCTGGAAGCATCAGCTGTGTCTG GTGACAGAACTGTGATAAAAAATAGTGAGACTGAGAATGGATCGAAAGACAG CCTGGAACTCTCCATTCGCAGGATCTATCAAGTTTTATCTCGAATTCCACCACCTCAGAAACAAGCTGAAAAATCTGACCACGAGATGTGGAGTGGTTCAG ATGAAAGTGGTAGTGtgaaaccgaaaaaaaaaaaaaaaagaacaaagatCAAGACGGCAATGTAA cttCTTTCACCGACTACAATTGCCAAGAGGATGAAGTTGAAGTTCACTAAAGCATGGATCTCATTTCTCAGACTGCCACTTCCCCTTGACGTTTACAAGGAG GTTCTTGCTAGTATTCACCAGACAGTCATTCCCCATCTGTCTAATCCTGCAATGTTATG CGACTTCCTAACAAAATCATATGATATCGGGGGAGTTGTTAGTGTGATGGCTCTAAGCAGCCTCTTCATCCTCATGACGGAACATGGTTTGGAATATCCCAATTTTTATGAAAAACTCTATGCTTTACTGGTTCCTTCGGTCTTTGTGGCTAAGCACCGAGCTAGATTTCTTCAG CTTCTTGATGCTTGTCTTAGGTCCTCATTGCTCCCGGCATATCTGGCAGCTTCATTCGCAAAGAAACTAAGCAGATTGTCACTTTCTGTTCCTCCTTCGGGATCTTTGGTCATTACGGCTCTGATCTACAACCTGTTGCGAAGACATCCTACAATCAACCATCTTGTTCATCAG GAAACCGTTGAAACCGCCAATGAAGCCAGTTTAGAAGATGAAGAATCCAATGAGAGCCGACCAAAGACCATCAAAAAGCTTGGTATCGACTATTTCAACAACCAGGAATGTGATCTCAAAAAAACTGGTGCCATGA GGAGTTCCCTTTGGGAGATTGACACATTGCGCCACCATTACTGCCCACCAGTTTCAAG GTTTGTTTCATCGCTGGAAACTGATCTAACCATCAGAGCGAAAACCACTGAAATGAAAATAGAAGATTTCAGCTCTGGTTCATATGCCACCATCTTTGGGGACGAG ATTCGGAGAAGGGTAAAACAAGTTCCATTAGCCTTCTACAAAGCGGTTCCAACATCTCTGTTTGAGGATTCAGATTTTCCAGGGTGGACATTCACCATTCCTCAAGAGGCTGAGTGA
- the LOC108807442 gene encoding histone chaperone ASF1, producing MASLPSASLLPSPSLVVLSPTKISFSSRSIVCSSSRAHGFSSVPRSSPSLGMTRRANHNKLQVVAMAPEEEKLTRRNPLDFPIEWERPKPGRRPDIFPKFSPMKTPLPPPMPYDPPAEDEEEEEEKKEEEEENPDQEEEEQPEKQP from the exons ATGGCGTCGCTTCCCTCTGCGAGTTTGCTTCCTTCTCCATCGCTCGTCGTTCTATCCCCCACGAAGATCTCCTTCTCCTCGCGCTCGATTGTTTGCTCTTCGTCCCGTGCCCATGGTTTCTCGTCCGTCCCCCGTTCTTCGCCTAGCCTTGGGATGACTAGAAGAGCAAATCATAATAAGCTGCAAGTTGTGGCTATGGCTCCTGAGGAAGAAAAGCTCACCCGTCGCAATCCCCTCGATTTCCCTATT GAGTGGGAGAGACCTAAACCTGGGAGGAGGCCTGATATTTTCCCCAAGTTTAGCCCAATGAAGACACCATTGCCACCGCCCATGCCTTATGATCCTCCAgcagaagacgaagaagaagaggaagagaagaaagaagaggaagaagagaaccCTGACcaagaagaagaggaacaacCTGAGAAGCAACCATAG